The Pseudanabaena sp. ABRG5-3 genome includes the window TGAGGATTCGTTCTAAGTAGTCAGATTGCATACAGATCGCACAGTGCCGTCAGCCTAGTCATCAATTTTGGCAAGTTACAATTTTACTCTCTTTTTCCTCAAAACCTAGGTTCTTAATGGGAATTCACGATAAACTTTGGCTAGAAGAAATTTTTACAGGCTTATGCAAGGCAAATTCCCATTGTATCCACCCATACGCTTTGGCACTGACGGTTGGCGAGGTATCATTGCTGACGATTTTACCTTCGATCGCTTAGCAGCAGTTGCCCCGATCGCCGCCCATATTTTGCGCGAAACCTTTGGTGAATCAGGTAGCAATACGATCATTGTTGGGTATGATCGCCGATTTATGTCCGATGCCTTTGCCAAACGGACTGCCGAAGTTGTAGCCGCCATTGGGTTTGATGTATTACTTGCCGATGATTTTGCACCTACACCTGCGTTTAGTTGGGCTGCCTTTGATCGCAAGGCTCTAGGAGCCTTGGTCATTACCGCTAGTCATAATCCTGCGAATTATTCGGGTTTAAAAATTAAAGGCGCATTTGGTGGATCGGTATCACCAGACATCACGGCAAAGGTTGAAGCAATTCTAGAGCGTGGTGATTTTGTCTACGAAACTCCACAAAAGGGCAAAATCGAAACTTTTAACGCATGGGAAAGTTATTGTGATGTTTTGCGCGGAAAAGTAAATATCGAGTCGATTAAAGAGGCGATATCGCTGGGAAAGTTGACCATCTTTGCAGACGTAATGCATGGAGCCGCCGCAGGTGGTTTAGCAAAAATTTTAGGATTGTCAGCCGCCCAATCTAATTTGGTGGAGCTAAATGGCGATCGCGATCCCCTCTTTGGTGGTGGCGCACCTGAGCCATTGCCACGCTATATCGCCGAGCTGTTCCGCCAAGTCAAAACCTATCATCACGAGCATCCTGAAAAAACTTTAGTGGGCTTTGTATTTGATGGTGATGCCGATCGCATTGCCGCAACTGATAGCGAAGGCAATTTCTTAAGCTCGCAAATTCTGATTCCGATTTTATTGGAACATCTCGCCAAACATCGCGGCTTTAAGGGTGAATTGATTAAAACCATCAGTGGTTCTGATTTGATGCCTAAAGTAGCTGCATTGTTTGATTTGCCCGTTTACGAAACTCCCGTTGGCTATAAATATATTGCTGAGAGAATGCTTTCGGGAGTTCCTTGTCTATTGGGTGGTGAGGAGTCTGGTGGTGTGGGCTATGGCAATCACATTCCTGAGCGAGATGCTTTACTCTCGGCTCTGTATGTGTTGGAAGCGATCGCCCAATCAGGCAAAGATTTGAGCCTTCTCTATAGTGACTTGCAAAAGCAAACTAATTTCTTCTCCCATTACGATCGCATTGATAAAAAGCTTTCAGGTATGGCAGCCCGTGAGAAGTTAGTCTCTACACTTCAGCAGTTCTCGTTAACAGAAATTGCAGGACGAAAAGTAATCGATGCCCAAGCCCCCGATGGCTTTAAGTTTCGTTTGGCTGATGGCAGTTGGTTATTGGTACGCTTTAGTGGTACTGAGCCTTTGCTCCGTCTCTATTGCGAAGCAGAAACCCCCGAACTCGTGCATAAAACCCTCAATTGGATTTCCAATTGGGCTGAACAATTCAACTAAAAGAGAAGGGGCGCTTTGCGCCCCTTCTCTTTTAGCAAGCTTCTGCTTCTAATACACAACGTAAAGTTGATAAACCTTTTTTGAGTTGGCGGGAAATTGTGACTGCGCTTACCCCTAACATTTTGGCGACATCCCTTTGAGGCATATCTTCGATAAAGACAAACTCGACAATCTCTCTAGTACGTTGCTCTAAAAGTGAGAGAGCTTGGTGTAAACGGAACTTCTCATCCTGTTGCGATTGCATATTGCTCTTAGGATCGGCAACGAGATCGCCAATGGAAGCGGCATCTTCTTCCTCGGAACGGATGGGCGCATCAAGACTTAATGGGGCGCGATTTTGACAGGCGAGTTTCGCTTCTTGCCATTCGCTGAGGGTAATTCCTAGAGCATTAGCTACTTCCTGTGCGGAAGGTTCTCTTTGTAAGGTGT containing:
- a CDS encoding phosphoglucomutase/phosphomannomutase family protein encodes the protein MQGKFPLYPPIRFGTDGWRGIIADDFTFDRLAAVAPIAAHILRETFGESGSNTIIVGYDRRFMSDAFAKRTAEVVAAIGFDVLLADDFAPTPAFSWAAFDRKALGALVITASHNPANYSGLKIKGAFGGSVSPDITAKVEAILERGDFVYETPQKGKIETFNAWESYCDVLRGKVNIESIKEAISLGKLTIFADVMHGAAAGGLAKILGLSAAQSNLVELNGDRDPLFGGGAPEPLPRYIAELFRQVKTYHHEHPEKTLVGFVFDGDADRIAATDSEGNFLSSQILIPILLEHLAKHRGFKGELIKTISGSDLMPKVAALFDLPVYETPVGYKYIAERMLSGVPCLLGGEESGGVGYGNHIPERDALLSALYVLEAIAQSGKDLSLLYSDLQKQTNFFSHYDRIDKKLSGMAAREKLVSTLQQFSLTEIAGRKVIDAQAPDGFKFRLADGSWLLVRFSGTEPLLRLYCEAETPELVHKTLNWISNWAEQFN